Proteins encoded by one window of Arachis ipaensis cultivar K30076 chromosome B04, Araip1.1, whole genome shotgun sequence:
- the LOC107637701 gene encoding uncharacterized protein F54F2.2 isoform X2, which produces MDSSSSGSTFYDLPPLKRLRLQLQQQQQHTPLPAKKRKDSRNAAFYENLNPNPIPPSATAYCLPAKKRVCAFQPFLPQNDAVSPFQIDLNLEYQETDKKLQSLPSSPQKRQEQYLDGNGNVNDCDDVDVDVDDGILCCVCQSTDGDPTDPIVFCDGCDLMVHASCYGNPLSKSIPDGDWFCERCRFKDEEAASDASSVSCCCCLCPVTEGAMKKTTDNRWAHIVCALLVPEVFFLDPEGREGIDCSMVPKKRWLERCYVCDSCDGCAVVCSEPKCGLAFHVTCGIKEELCIEYKQGKKGATIVAGFCKTHTQIWDKQSGKYKIVAVEDEV; this is translated from the exons ATGGATTCTTCTTCTTCTGGTTCCACATTCTACGACCTACCTCCCCTCAAGAGACTCAgattacaactccaacaacaacaacaacacactCCCTTACCTGCCAAGAAGCGCAAAGATTCCCGAAACGCTGCGTTTTACGAAAACCTGAACCCAAATCCAATCCCTCCTTCCGCCACTGCTTATTGTTTACCCGCCAAGAAAAGAGTATGCGCTTTTCAACCCTTCCTCccacaaaacgacgccgtttcaccCTTCCAAATCGACCTCAACCTCGAATACCAAGAAACCGACAAAAAGCTCCAATCTCTCCCCTCATCTCCCCAAAAGCGTCAAGAGCAATATCTTGACGGCAACGGTAACGTCAACGATTGCGATGATGTTGACGTTGACGTTGACGACGGGATTTTATGCTGTGTGTGCCAGAGCACAGACGGAGACCCTACGGATCCAATCGTATTTTGCGACGGTTGCGACCTAATGGTCCACGCTTCCTGCTACGGAAACCCGCTCTCAAAGTCAATCCCAGACGGAGACTGGTTCTGCGAACGGTGTCGTTTCAAAGACGAAGAAGCTGCTTCAGATGCGTCCTCTGTTTCTTGCTGCTGCTGCCTCTGTCCGGTGACCGAAGGCGCGATGAAAAAGACAACGGATAACCGTTGGGCTCACATCGTTTGCGCGCTACTGGTGCCGGAGGTGTTCTTCTTGGATCCTGAAGGGAGAGAGGGAATCGATTGTTCTATGGTTCCGAAGAAGAGGTGGTTGGAGAGGTGCTATGTTTGTGATTCTTGTGATGGTTGTGCTGTTGTGTGCTCTGAGCCAAAGTGCGGTTTGGCGTTTCATGTTACGTGTGGGATTAAAGAGGAGCTTTGTATTGAGTATAAGCAAGGCAAGAAGGGTGCTACCATTGTTGCTGGCTTCTGCAAAACCCACACCCAAATTTGGGACAAG CAATCAGGGAAATACAAAATTGTTGCGGTTGAAGATGAAGTATAG
- the LOC107637701 gene encoding uncharacterized protein F54F2.2 isoform X1 — MDSSSSGSTFYDLPPLKRLRLQLQQQQQHTPLPAKKRKDSRNAAFYENLNPNPIPPSATAYCLPAKKRVCAFQPFLPQNDAVSPFQIDLNLEYQETDKKLQSLPSSPQKRQEQYLDGNGNVNDCDDVDVDVDDGILCCVCQSTDGDPTDPIVFCDGCDLMVHASCYGNPLSKSIPDGDWFCERCRFKDEEAASDASSVSCCCCLCPVTEGAMKKTTDNRWAHIVCALLVPEVFFLDPEGREGIDCSMVPKKRWLERCYVCDSCDGCAVVCSEPKCGLAFHVTCGIKEELCIEYKQGKKGATIVAGFCKTHTQIWDKQQQSGKYKIVAVEDEV, encoded by the exons ATGGATTCTTCTTCTTCTGGTTCCACATTCTACGACCTACCTCCCCTCAAGAGACTCAgattacaactccaacaacaacaacaacacactCCCTTACCTGCCAAGAAGCGCAAAGATTCCCGAAACGCTGCGTTTTACGAAAACCTGAACCCAAATCCAATCCCTCCTTCCGCCACTGCTTATTGTTTACCCGCCAAGAAAAGAGTATGCGCTTTTCAACCCTTCCTCccacaaaacgacgccgtttcaccCTTCCAAATCGACCTCAACCTCGAATACCAAGAAACCGACAAAAAGCTCCAATCTCTCCCCTCATCTCCCCAAAAGCGTCAAGAGCAATATCTTGACGGCAACGGTAACGTCAACGATTGCGATGATGTTGACGTTGACGTTGACGACGGGATTTTATGCTGTGTGTGCCAGAGCACAGACGGAGACCCTACGGATCCAATCGTATTTTGCGACGGTTGCGACCTAATGGTCCACGCTTCCTGCTACGGAAACCCGCTCTCAAAGTCAATCCCAGACGGAGACTGGTTCTGCGAACGGTGTCGTTTCAAAGACGAAGAAGCTGCTTCAGATGCGTCCTCTGTTTCTTGCTGCTGCTGCCTCTGTCCGGTGACCGAAGGCGCGATGAAAAAGACAACGGATAACCGTTGGGCTCACATCGTTTGCGCGCTACTGGTGCCGGAGGTGTTCTTCTTGGATCCTGAAGGGAGAGAGGGAATCGATTGTTCTATGGTTCCGAAGAAGAGGTGGTTGGAGAGGTGCTATGTTTGTGATTCTTGTGATGGTTGTGCTGTTGTGTGCTCTGAGCCAAAGTGCGGTTTGGCGTTTCATGTTACGTGTGGGATTAAAGAGGAGCTTTGTATTGAGTATAAGCAAGGCAAGAAGGGTGCTACCATTGTTGCTGGCTTCTGCAAAACCCACACCCAAATTTGGGACAAG CAACAGCAATCAGGGAAATACAAAATTGTTGCGGTTGAAGATGAAGTATAG